A genomic stretch from Echeneis naucrates chromosome 6, fEcheNa1.1, whole genome shotgun sequence includes:
- the nbeal2 gene encoding neurobeachin-like protein 2 isoform X2: MSHHRGGGMASKERLYELWMLYYTKKDVSYLQQWLEAFVTSFERLIDVQSLEPRRLEESSSEVPLLPREVLEFLSTQLWHSVPHLSGAAEQDSSTPHPLLLIKFFIIVCRNMENIDTEKTPVFVFEAIRLLNFCLDQLKHGQGEQSSLQLIVQYGLVLFESLFDPYQTWRRRLAGEEVSLLERNKYKFSPLPLPEELPTLFHESLQESEQIPEFLKLRLVHLQGAVISGGKKNGLLSITPQSVEDLFSVLRAWCCQTSPEPKDTGLPQLTLQCLTAMIHLLHSSSPAERQVEIRVILESYFQLLNWNRPLSCEQQDRQSWEDSLVSLQSQMLTAVPEILQCSDRPVLQAVFLNNNCFEHILRLIQNSKLFQSNRRRLEREVACDLNTHLLTEVEVDQVWEKGSDSITVHALGVLTAIMSNSPSAKEVFKERIGYPQLFDVLKSQGQPTKRLLQELMNMAVEGEHAHAHHLGISNDQPLLLLLQWLPDLSGQRDLQLLVAQWLATVCRGSFSCRTVAVEAGMVGALLQVLSQPQSLDRQCADALLGLLQDLGSLCLKPEELKSLLRLLRMDQESGALQGKVHPYCARIIRVFSAMAAREGQDSALQYFDLTPPMAGIMVPTIQRWPGSGFSFHAWLCLNMEFPSCHSEFFNNRRSRANSGTGTHDIGKGTRRKQLYSFFTASGTGLEAFFTTEGVLVVAVCTKKDYMAVALPEHPLADSCWHSVTIVHVPGRRPFGQNLVTIYIDGEQCKTAQLRFPSLSEPFTSCCIGSAGHRTTTTTTSPNLPMTSASSSSPEFAFPAHAPYLIRSQSFPASFAGGHWGSTGDSPVDTIVAGMQDTEWGTPTSLDGLLGTAFICHEALQQAHTRALYAAGPNHVSLFKADGELSDLNSKLLLYYTPQAFKSQICLDLSPNHHYDGRLTGHRVVNWDIKDVVNVVGGIGVLLPLLEQVSEAEQAYNGGQESLDLLGPELTSPRGPAAILLPLNKSEGRLERNSIAAFLLMVKNMIRHHPVNQESLLHCHGPSIIGAMLSKVSGSMMDMNVLMACQLLLEQVFSEGNSPLLQQLYQHLLFDFRLWTKSHFAVCLAHVQYLSSVINKSKQRMKRKYGVQYILDTIRTFYSVEKDGSPLSDEKQTIQTSLFALLQDFLKSSTPEELHCVLAYIVAVGEEQQVVRALDVLYELLRSSPPREHVQAVLLEWGVEQLYSLLLTPSFGDEARERVFRVLYKILKSERVAERNKQRIKLKDFGYLGLVCFLEDIPVTMNTVRCLYEQVLATDASPNFRDLLAVVCLSHRAELTVRLDVCRKLFHLIYSNEDYVKQLAKQHGWQDVLTKLYVKESYGSHTASIANSSTHPSFEPKYRPTLHREQSLVIEDTNAIFLNYRTSQDIEDEEEEEEIGQRDISEGFSDLSQSPPSGGGGPLKNFTGSLHFKSFDSVDQGSHSSSTSNAVDITSPCSNEEGREYQPLSPFGTSPLDMELVGMGETSAHTPAGSLTNTPSPLEHCKPFPPLRPRKSSSLSNVLDDTSYGTDPPTGDTISNTSNPQTPEEELCNLLTNIIFSVLWIGTGSAGPEDVVWRERGQVFSVLTKLGSSCQLVRPPDDIKRSLLEMMLESSLSDLREAQGVSLPFCPSLVRLLRLLQDFLFAEGTDNNTLWSEKIFEGVVNLLDRLQAWHSTPGSPGNTELKEMAQIGLRIITGYIQQPHSQVRVMAYVKLHSLLQTVLCLSWEEVCFLLGQLGAPLWSEGVMDSTNCEPPETFSQLVPIVRTLLDQHADPVTLQSLLPNLPITNGSTTFPQDLKLYSLTLEWQGFYQQKVQPTMEQYELDTFGRSHDIMSNFWNSCFDDLMSTAFKRDKDRSDSKSKFQEVIVNPYLKRVKSENNRYQSWQKQSSSQQGVVWQHWRALRRLLTSERGAWANRVQPAVKWKLSNAETYSKMRLKLVPNYNYDPHSEASALRDNMGTESPRSSEPLPLAVAKEAKVSDMEDDQLGEEDLIFLDNKVEGEDESQKEKLVLSEDCELITIVAVVPGRLEVTTHHIYFYDGSSEKEETEEGIGFDFKRPLTQLREVHLRRYNLRRSALELFFIDQAHYFINFRKKVRNKVYSRILGLRPPNLFYFGSRSPQELLKASGLTQKWVCREISNFEYLMQLNTIAGRTYNDLSQYPVFPWVLCDYTSPVLDLEDPSVFRDLSKPIGVVNPRHAQNVREKYESFEDPAGTTDKFHYGTHYSNAAGVMHYMIRMEPFTTLHIQLQSGKFDCADRQFHSVAAAWQARMESPADVKELIPEFFYFPEFLQNMNGFDLGHLQISQDAVTDVLLPCWAKSREDFIRKHMKALECEHVSSHLHEWIDLIFGYKQRGEEAVNALNVFYYCTYEGAVDLDAIANENERKALEGIISNFGQTPCQLLKEPHPPRMSAENASRRQARLDTMPPNIFEELKKLRSFVEVVSDGFPLVQAVVPKNQNRSFIIQGSDMLVTVSSNGLIGTHSWLPYDKNIANYFTFTKDPTITNPKTQRFLSGPFSPGVDISAQVLVVSNDGRLLFSGGHWDCSLRVTQLGKGKLVGRICRHIDVVTCLALDLCGIYLISGSRDTSCIVWQVLQQGGFSSGLSPRPLQVLCGHDQEVTCVAISTELDMAFSGSKDGTVIVHSVRRGQFLRTLRPPGSSCAPAQISELQVGMEGHIVVQTSLAERSNRKGKYSIYVYSVNGCLLSSSIMEEQVTTLHLVSEYVILGTMQGSLHIRDLFSLDALITPLALMVPVRSVSVTKGCSHILVGLEDGKLIVVGAGKPEEVRSGQFSRRLWGSTRRISQVSSGETEYIPTEKAGK; encoded by the exons AAAGATGTGAGCTATCTGCAACAGTGGCTGGAGGCATTTGTGACGTCTTTTGAGAGGCTCATTGATGTACAGTCACTGGAACCTCGAAG GCTGGAGGAGTCTAGCTCAGAAGTGCCCTTACTCCCCAGAGAGGTCCTGGAGTTCCTCAGCACCCAGCTATGGCACAGTGTGCCGCACCTCTCTGGTGCTGCAGAGCAAGACAGCAGCACCCCACACCCTCTGCTCCTCATTAAATTCTTCATCATAGTATGCAG GAATATGGAGAACATCGACACAGAGAAGAcccctgtttttgtttttgaagctaTCAGGCTTTTGAATTTCTGCTTGGACCAG CTAAAACACGGACAAGGGGAGCAATCTTCTCTGCAGCTGATTGTGCAGTATGGACTTGTGCTGTTTGAGAGTCTGTTTGACCCTTATCAGACATGGAGGAGACGTCTTGCAGG GGAGGAGGTGAGCTTGCTGGAGAGGAACAAGTATAAGTTCTCCCCACTGCCATTGCCAGAGGAGTTGCCCACTCTCTTCCATG AGAGTCTGCAAGAAAGCGAACAGATCCCAGAGTTCCTCAAACTGAGACTGGTTCATCTACAGGGAGCTGTCATCAGTGGAGGAAAG AAGAATGGCCTTCTCTCCATCACCCCTCAATCTGTTGAAGACCTGTTCTCTGTTTTGCGAGCGTGGTGCTGTCAGACCTCCCCTGAACCCAAGGATACGGGACTCCCACAACTGACCTTGCAGTGCCTGACAGCGATGATCCACCTCCTCCACTCCAGCAGTCCTGCAGAGCGGCAGGTTGAGATTAGGGTGATACTGGAGAGCTACTTTCAGCTCCTCAACTGGAACCGTCCACTCAGTTGTGAGCAGCAAGACAGGCAGAGTTGGGAGGACAGTCTGGTCTCACTCCAGAGCCAGATGCTGA CTGCTGTTCCTGAGATCCTGCAGTGCTCTGACCGACCAGTCCTGCAGGCGGTCTTCCTCAACAACAACTGCTTTGAACACATCCTGAGGCTCATTCAGAACAGCAAG CTCTTTCAGAGCAACAGGCGTAGGCTGGAGCGTGAGGTTGCGTGTGACCTCAACACACATTTACTCACAGAGGTCGAAGTGGACCAG GTTTGGGAAAAAGGATCAGACAGTATTACAGTTCATGCTTTAGGGGTCCTCACAGCTATAATGAGTAACTCACCCTCTGCCAAG GAGGTTTTCAAGGAGAGGATTGGCTACCCGCAGCTGTTTGATGTGCTGAAGAGTCAAGGTCAACCCACCAAAaggctgctgcaggagctgatgAACATG GCAGTGGAGGGCGAGCATGCTCATGCTCATCACCTTGGCATTAGTAACGACCagcctttgctgctgctgctgcagtggctgcCTGATCTGTCAGGTCAGAGGGATCTTCAGCTGCTGGTGGCGCAATGGCTGGCCACTGTCTGCCGTGGCTCCTTTTCCTGTCGCACCGTGGCTGTGGAGGCTGGCATGGTTGGGGCTCTGCTGCAGGTGCTCTCCCAGCCCCAGAGCCTGGACAGACAATGCGCAGATGCTCTCCTGGGTCTTCTGCAGGACTTAGGCTCACTGTGTCTAAAACCAGAAGAGCTAAAGAGTCTGCTCAGACTGCTCAGAATGGACCAGGAAAGTGGTGCACTGCAGGGAAAGGTGCATCCCTACTGCGCTCGGATCATCCGAGTGTTTTCGGCCATGGCAGCCAGAGAAGGCCAGGACAGTGCCTTGCAGTACTTTGATCTTACGCCCCCTATGGCAGGTATCATGGTGCCCACAATCCAACGCTGGCCAGGCAGCGGGTTTTCCTTTCACGCTTGGCTCTGCCTCAACATGGAATTCCCCTCCTGTCACTCAGAGTTTTTCAACAACCGCAGGTCTCGTGCCAACTCTGGCACAGGGACTCATGATATTGGAAAAGGGACACGCAGGAAGCAGCTCTACAG TTTCTTCACAGCTAGTGGAACTGGGCTGGAAGCCTTTTTCACCACGGAGGGTGTGCTGGTAGTGGCTGTTTGCACTAAGAAAGACTACATGGCTGTTGCTCTGCCAGAGCACCCACTAGCTGACTCATGCTGG CACTCGGTGACTATTGTCCATGTCCCGGGCCGTCGTCCATTTGGTCAGAACCTGGTCACTATCTACATTGATGGAGAGCAGTGTAAAACTGCTCAGCTTCGCTTTCCATCTCTCAGTGAG CCTTTTACCTCCTGCTGCATCGGCTCTGCAGGCCACCGGACCACTACCACCACAACCTCCCCCAACCTGCCCATGACCTCggcctccagctcctccccAGAGTTTGCTTTCCCTGCCCACGCCCCCTACCTTATACGCTCCCAGTCTTTCCCAGCTTCTTTTGCAGGAGGCCACTGGGGCTCTACAGGTGACTCCCCTGTGGACACTATCGTAGCAGGAATGCAGGACACGGAATGGGGAACCCCCACATCTCTGGACGGTCTCTTGGGCACTGCCTTCATTTGTCACGAGGCTCTGCAGCAAGCTCATACAAGAGCTTTATATGCCGCAG GCCCCAATCACGTGTCCTTATTCAAAGCAGACGGAGAGCTATCTGATCTCAACAGCAAACTTTTGCTCTACTACACTCCACAG GCCTTTAAGAGCCAGATATGTCTGGATCTGTCTCCCAACCACCACTATGATGGCAGGCTGACAGGACACAGGGTAGTGAACTGGGACATAAAG GATGTTGTCAATGTGGTTGGAGGTATTGGGGTTTTGCTGCCTCTACTTGAGCAGGTGTCTGAGGCCGAACAGGCTTACAATGGTGGTCAGGAGAGTCTAGACTTGCTTGGGCCAGAGCTCACCTCCCCCAGAGGCCCCGCTGCCATATTGCTGCCACTGAACAAATCAG aGGGCAGACTAGAGAGAAACAGCATTGCTGCTTTcctgctgatggtgaaaaaCATGATTCGTCATCACCCTGTCAATCAGGAGAGCCTGCTGCACTGCCATGGGCCGAGCATCATCGGAGCCATGCTCAGCAAA GTATCAGGCAGCATGATGGACATGAACGTTTTAATGGCgtgccagctgctgctggagcaggtTTTCAGTGAGGGCAACAGTCCACTTCTACAGCAACTCTACCAGCACCTGCTCTTTGATTTCCGCCTCTGGACTAAAAGccattttgctgtttgtctgg CCCATGTGCAGTACCTGTCATCTGTGATAAACAAGAGCAAGCAGCGCATGAAGAGGAAGTACGGCGTTCAGTACATTCTGGATACCATTCGGACGTTTTACAG TGTGGAGAAAGACGGCAGCCCCCTATCTGATGAGAAACAAACAATCCAGActtctttgtttgctttgctgcaAGACTTTCTCAAGTCTTCCACACCCGAGGAGCTTCACTGTGTCCTTGCGTACATTGTGGCTGtaggagaggagcagcag GTGGTGAGGGCTTTGGATGTGCTGTACGAGCTCCTGAGGAGCAGCCCTCCTCGCGAGCATGTGCAGGCTGTGCTGCTGGAGTGGGGCGTGGAGCAGCTCTACTCTTTGCTGCTCACTCCAAGCTTTGGAGACGAGGCCAGGGAGAGGGTGTTCAGG GTTTTATACAAAATCCTCAAGAGTGAGCGAGTGGCTGAGCGCAACAAGCAGCGCATAAAGCTCAAAGATTTCGGATACCTTGGCCTGGTTTGTTTCCTTGAAGACATTCCCGTCACCATGAACACTGTGCGCTGTCTGTATGAGCAGGTCCTTGCTACAG ATGCCAGCCCAAACTTCAGAGACCTACTGGCTGTGGTCTGTCTGTCCCATCGAGCTGAGCTCACTGTTCGATTGGACGTTTGTCGCAAG CTTTTTCATTTAATCTACTCCAATGAGGATTACGTGAAGCAGCTCGCTAAGCAGCACGGCTGGCAGGATGTTCTCACCAAACTCTATGTGAAAGAGTCCTACGGGTCCCACACTGCCAGCATCGCAAACTCCAGCACCCACCCATCCTTTGAACCAAAATATCGGCCGACGTTGCACAGGGAGCAGTCTCTGGTCATCGAGGACACCAATGCCATCTTCCTGAACTATAGGACCTCGCAGGACAtcgaggatgaggaggaggaggaggaaattgGCCAGAGGGACATCTCTGAGGGCTTCTCTGATTTATCCCAGTCACCTCCAAGTGGTGGTGGAGGCCCGCTGAAAAACTTCACTGGATCCCTCCATTTTAAGTCGTTTGATTCAGTGGACCAAGGAAGCCATTCGTCCTCCACCTCCAATGCTGTTGACATCACCTCGCCGTGCTCCAATGAAGAGGGGAGGGAGTACCAGCCCCTCTCTCCCTTTGGTACATCCCCCTTAGATATGGAGTTAGTGGGAATGGGGGAAACGAGTGCACACACTCCTGCAGGTAGTCTGACAAACACACCATCTCCTCTTGAGCACTGCAAACCATTCCCACCGCTCAGACCCAGGAAGAGCTCCAGTCTATCTAATGTGCTGGATGATACAAGCTATGGGACAGACCCTCCTACTGGAGACACAATCTCCAACACGTCCAATCCCCAG ACCCCCGAGGAGGAGCTGTGCAACCTCCTCACCAACATCATTTTCTCTGTCCTGTGGATCGGCACTGGGTCAGCGGGGCCAGAGGATGTGGTGTGGCGAGAGAGAGGACAGGTCTTCTCTGTCCTCACCAAACTGGGCTCGTCCTGCCAACTAGTTCGTCCTCCAGATGACATTAAACGCAG tttgTTGGAGATGATGCTGGAGTCCTCTCTGTCTGACCTGAGGGAAGCCCAGGGAGTGTCTCTGCCTTTCTGTCCCAGTCTGGTGCGGTTACTCAGATTGCTGCAGGACTTCCTGTTTGCTGAGGGTACAGACAACAACACGCTGTGGAGTGAAAAG ATATTTGAGGGGGTGGTGAACCTGCTGGACAGGTTACAGGCCTGGCATAGCACCCCTGGCAGCCCCGGGAACACTGAACTGAAGGAAATGGCTCAGATTGGCCTGCGTATCATCACCGGATATATCCAACAGCCCCACTCCCAG GTGCGTGTGATGGCCTACGTGAAGCTTCACAGCCTGCTCCAGACTGTGTTGTGTCTGAGCTGGGAGGAGGTGTGCTTTTTGCTGGGTCAGCTGGGCGCCCCCCTGTGGTCAGAAGGTGTGATGGACAGCACCAACTGTGAACCCCCAGAGACTTTCTCCCAGCTGGTGCCCATTGTACGTACTCTGCTCGATCAGCACGCTGACCCTGTCACCCTCCAGAGCCTTCTGCCCAACCTGCCCATCACCAACGGCAGCACCACCTTCCCCCAGGACCTGAAGCTTTACTCTCTGACGCTGGAGTGGCAGGGGTTTTACCAGCAGAAG GTTCAGCCCACTATGGAGCAGTATGAGCTGGACACATTTGGGAGGAGCCACGACATCATGTCTAATTTCTGGAACTCCTGCTTTGATGACCTGATGAGCACAGCCTTCAAACGGGACAAAGACAGATCCGACAGCAAATCAAAGTTTCAG gaagtgattgtGAACCCCTACCTGAAGCGAGTCAAGAGTGAGAACAACAGGTACCAGAGCTGGCAGAAACAGAGCTCCAGCCAGCAGGGGGTGGTGTGGCAGCACTGGAGAGCTCTCCGCAGGCTTTTAACTAGTGAGAGAGGAGCGTGGGCCAACAG AGTTCAGCCAGCGGTCAAATGGAAGTTGTCCAATGCAGAGACCTACTCAAAGATGCGTCTAAAACTTGTACCCAATTACAATTATGATCCTCACAGTGAAGCCAGTGCATTGAGGGACAACATGG gcactGAAAGCCCTCGTAGCTCTGAACCTCTCCCACTGGCTGTTGCAAAGGAAGCAAAAGTAAGCGACATGGAGGATGATCAGTTAGGAGAGGAGGACCTCATCTTTTTGGACAATAA ggtggagggagaggatgaaagCCAGAAAGAAAAACTGGTTCTGTCTGAAGACTGCGAGCTCATCACCATTGTGGCGGTTGTTCCGGGTCGCCTGGAGGTCACCACACACCATATTTATTTCTATGATGGCAGCAGtgagaaagaagagacagaagaag GAATTGGGTTTGATTTCAAGAGGCCTCTGACGCAGCTCAGAGAGGTCCATCTTCGACGTTACAACCTGCGACGGTCGGCGCTGGAACTGTTCTTCATAGATCAGGCTCACTATTTCATCAACTTCAGGAAGAAG GTACGAAACAAAGTGTACTCGAGGATCTTGGGGCTGCGGCCTCCCAACTTGTTTTACTTCGGCTCCCGCTCCCCTCAAGAGCTACTAAAGGCCTCTGGGCTTACACAG AAATGGGTATGCAGAGAAATCTCCAATTTTGAGTATTTGATGCAACTGAACACGATTGCTGGACGCACTTACAACGACCTGTCACAGTATCCTGTG TTTCCCTGGGTCTTGTGTGACTACACCTCTCCTGTTCTGGATCTGGAGGATCCATCAGTTTTCAGAGACTTGTCTAAACCCATAGGTGTGGTCAACCCACGCCATGCACAGAATGTGAGAGAAAA GTATGAGAGCTTCGAAGACCCAGCAGGAACCACTGACAAATTCCACTATGGCACACACTACTCAAACGCAGCAGGAGTCATGCACTACATGATTCGCATGGAGCCGTTCACCACCTTGCATATCCAGCTGCAGAGTGGCAA GTTTGACTGTGCAGACAGGCAGTTCCACTCAGTGGCGGCCGCCTGGCAGGCTCGCATGGAGAGTCCAGCTGATGTCAAAGAGCTCATCCCTGAGTTCTTTTACTTCCCAGAATTCCTGCAGAATATGAACG GGTTCGACCTGGGACATCTCCAGATATCTCAGGACGCAGTGACAGATGTTCTGCTTCCTTGCTGGGCCAAATCAAGAGAGGATTTCATCAGGAAACACATGAAAGCCTTG GAATGTGAGCATGTGTCCAGTCACCTCCATGAGTGGATAGACTTGATCTTCGGCTACAAGCAGAGAGGTGAAGAGGCAGTGAACGCACTCAATGTCTTCTACTACTGCACCTATGAAG GTGCAGTAGACCTGGATGCAATTGCAAATGAGAATGAGCGGAAGGCCTTGGAGGGCATCATCAGCAATTTTGGACAGACACCCTGTCAGCTCCTGAAG GAGCCTCATCCTCCTCGTATGTCAGCTGAGAATGCCTCTAGGCGGCAGGCCCGCCTGGACACTATGCCCCCAAATATTTTTGAGGAGCTCAAGAAACTGCGTTCATTTGTGGAG GTGGTGAGCGATGGCTTTCCTCTGGTCCAGGCAGTGGTACCAAAAAACCAGAATCGCTCCTTCATCATCCAGGGCTCAGACATGCTG GTGACTGTGAGTTCAAATGGCTTGATAGGAACGCATAGCTGGCTGCcatatgacaaaaacattgcCAACTACTTCACCTTCACTAAGGACCCTACGATCACTAATCCAAA AACACAGCGTTTCTTGAGTGGGCCTTTCTCTCCTGGGGTGGACATCAGCGCTCAGGTGCTGGTGGTGTCCAATGATGGACGTCTGCTGTTCAGTGGAGGACACTGGGACTGCAGTCTCCGTGTCACCCAACTGGGCAAGGGCAAGCTGGTGGGCAGGATCTGCCGGCACATTG ATGTTGTTACTTGTTTGGCCCTGGATCTCTGTGGCATCTACCTCATCTCCGGTTCAAGGGACACGTCGTGTATAGTTTGGCAGGTCCTGCAGCAG GGTGGCTTCTCTAGCGGCCTGTCTCCCCGACCTCTGCAGGTTCTCTGTGGACATGACCAAGAGGTTACCTGTGTGGCCATCAGCACTGAACTGGACATGGCCTTCTCAGgatcaaag GATGGAACTGTCATAGTGCACAGCGTCCGCAGAGGTCAGTTCCTGCGAACCCTGCGACCTCCTGGCAGTAGCTGTGCACCTGCCCAAATCTCTGAGCTTCAGGTGGGCATGGAAGGCCACATTGTCGTACAAACCTCACTGGCGGAGCGCTCTAACAGGAAG GGCAAGTACTCCATTTATGTTTACTCAGTGAATGGCTGTCTGCTGTCCTCCTCCATCATGGAGGAGCAGGTGACTACGCTCCACCTGGTGTCCGAATATGTCATCTTGGGCACTATGCAGGGCAGCCTCCACATACGAGATTTATTCAG tCTGGATGCTCTTATAACACCACTGGCCTTGATGGTTCCTGTGAGGAGTGTGTCTGTCACCAAAGGGTGCAGCCACATCCTAGTGGGACTAGAAGATGGCAAGTTAATTGTGGTGGGGGCAGGGAAGCCAGAGGAG GTTCGCTCAGGACAATTCTCCCGTCGCCTGTGGGGCTCCACACGCCGCATCTCTCAGGTGTCGTCAGGTGAAACTGAGTACATTCCCACTGAGAAGGCTGGGAAATGA